Proteins from one Crocosphaera sp. UHCC 0190 genomic window:
- a CDS encoding bifunctional riboflavin kinase/FAD synthetase, whose product MWVTSSTTDVFTPTAIALGNFDGIHLGHRQVLQPILQRPEAEISTVVTFTPHPQEFFSGKPRLLLTPLTEKVKLLQSLSIKQLVRLPFDRELASLSPQEFVANILVKQLHAKYISVGQDFRFGQGRTGTADQLQELAANFGVSVHITTLKTCSPLVDDTLRISSSRIRQALASGDVIQAKEMLGYPYTLKGMVVTGQQVGRVIGFPTANLQLPPDKLLPRRGVYCVRVQGETATEIKGVMNIGSRPTVNGQVPTVEVHLLDWSGDLYGQTLTVMLEKFLRPEQKFPSLDALKCQIQEDCLLAREIFG is encoded by the coding sequence CTGTGGGTAACTTCATCAACAACTGACGTATTCACCCCAACGGCGATCGCCCTAGGGAACTTTGACGGTATCCACCTTGGACATCGCCAAGTCTTGCAACCAATTTTGCAACGCCCAGAAGCTGAAATTTCCACCGTTGTGACTTTTACACCCCATCCCCAGGAATTTTTTAGCGGAAAACCGCGTCTACTGCTTACCCCCCTCACAGAAAAGGTTAAATTACTTCAATCTCTAAGTATTAAACAATTAGTACGATTACCTTTTGATCGAGAGTTAGCGTCCCTGAGTCCCCAAGAGTTTGTGGCCAATATTTTAGTCAAACAACTCCACGCCAAATATATTAGTGTAGGGCAGGATTTTCGCTTTGGTCAGGGACGTACAGGAACAGCCGACCAATTGCAGGAATTAGCCGCTAATTTTGGCGTATCCGTTCATATTACGACCCTAAAGACTTGTTCCCCCCTCGTTGATGACACCCTTCGTATTAGCAGTTCCCGCATTCGCCAAGCATTGGCCAGTGGGGACGTAATTCAAGCCAAAGAGATGTTAGGCTATCCCTATACCTTAAAAGGCATGGTAGTAACAGGCCAACAGGTAGGCAGAGTCATAGGTTTTCCTACGGCTAACCTGCAACTGCCCCCCGATAAACTCCTTCCCCGTCGTGGCGTTTATTGTGTTAGGGTTCAAGGAGAAACCGCCACAGAGATCAAGGGAGTGATGAATATTGGTAGTCGTCCCACCGTCAATGGTCAAGTTCCTACAGTTGAGGTTCATTTATTAGACTGGTCAGGGGATTTATATGGACAAACCTTAACTGTAATGTTAGAAAAATTTCTACGGCCTGAACAAAAATTTCCCTCTTTGGATGCACTGAAATGTCAAATACAAGAAGATTGTTTATTAGCTAGAGAAATTTTCGGATAG
- a CDS encoding DEAD/DEAH box helicase, which produces MTISFQDLGLSDVRAKQLETLGFEQPTEIQTKAIPLVLEGHDILGQSQTGTGKTAAYSLPILEKIDIKNPNVQALILTPTRELAQQVAEALKDFSTERRLYILTVYGGQSIERQIRSLEKGVQIVVGTPGRVIDLLERKKLVLDCLRWAVLDEADEMLSMGFIDDVKTILKRTPDSRQTACFSATMPREIRELVNQFLKSPVTVAVEQPQAAPTKIDQHLYAVPRGWSKLKALQPILEIESPESAIIFVRTKQTASELTSKLQEVGHSVDEYHGNLSQSQRERLVHRFRDGKIRLVVATDIAARGLDVENLSHVINYDLPDNSETYIHRIGRTGRAGKTGTAISIIEPIDRRMVRQIERRVRQQLETSQIPSRSQVEAKRLEKLQKRIKDSLAGERMASFLPLVRELSAEYDPQAIAAAALQMIYDQDCPNWMKTDWEVPDATAPKPLIKRKSNKNSSKYNRNPERSGSDRKIVTHQPGR; this is translated from the coding sequence ATGACCATTTCTTTCCAAGACCTAGGCTTATCTGATGTCCGCGCCAAGCAATTAGAAACCCTAGGGTTCGAGCAACCTACCGAAATTCAAACAAAAGCAATTCCTTTAGTTTTAGAAGGCCATGATATTTTAGGGCAGTCTCAAACAGGAACAGGAAAAACCGCAGCTTATTCCTTGCCTATCCTTGAAAAAATTGACATCAAAAATCCCAATGTTCAGGCCCTAATTTTAACCCCCACCCGTGAACTGGCCCAACAAGTAGCAGAAGCCCTCAAAGACTTTTCTACAGAACGCCGACTCTATATCCTAACGGTTTATGGCGGTCAGTCCATTGAACGGCAAATTCGCAGCTTAGAAAAAGGGGTGCAAATTGTTGTGGGAACCCCAGGACGGGTTATTGATTTATTAGAACGGAAAAAACTGGTCTTAGATTGCCTGCGTTGGGCCGTTCTCGATGAAGCAGATGAAATGCTCAGTATGGGCTTTATTGATGATGTCAAGACGATTTTAAAGAGAACTCCAGACAGTCGTCAGACAGCCTGTTTTTCTGCCACCATGCCCAGAGAAATTCGGGAATTAGTCAATCAGTTTCTTAAATCTCCTGTTACCGTTGCCGTAGAACAACCCCAAGCGGCCCCCACCAAAATTGACCAACATCTCTATGCCGTTCCCAGAGGATGGTCAAAACTCAAAGCTTTGCAGCCTATTCTCGAAATAGAATCCCCTGAGTCTGCCATTATTTTCGTACGGACGAAGCAAACCGCCTCTGAATTGACCAGCAAATTACAAGAAGTGGGTCATAGCGTTGATGAATATCATGGCAACCTCAGTCAGTCCCAACGGGAACGGTTAGTGCATCGCTTCCGAGACGGAAAAATCAGGTTAGTCGTAGCGACAGATATTGCAGCGCGGGGCTTAGATGTAGAAAACTTAAGTCATGTCATTAACTATGACTTACCCGACAACAGTGAAACCTATATTCACCGCATTGGTCGGACAGGACGGGCCGGGAAGACAGGAACCGCTATTTCTATCATTGAACCGATTGATCGTCGCATGGTGCGTCAAATTGAACGGCGTGTGCGTCAACAGTTAGAAACCAGCCAAATTCCCAGTCGTTCTCAGGTAGAAGCAAAACGTCTAGAGAAACTGCAAAAACGCATTAAAGATTCCTTGGCCGGGGAACGGATGGCTTCTTTCTTACCCTTAGTCCGAGAATTGAGTGCGGAATATGATCCCCAAGCGATCGCCGCTGCCGCCTTACAGATGATTTATGATCAAGATTGTCCCAACTGGATGAAGACTGATTGGGAAGTGCCAGATGCAACTGCGCCTAAACCCTTGATTAAACGTAAGTCTAACAAAAATAGCTCAAAGTATAATCGTAATCCTGAGCGGAGTGGCAGCGATCGCAAAATTGTCACCCATCAACCAGGACGTTAG
- a CDS encoding plasmid replication protein, CyRepA1 family has translation MNHQQEWLNSCVDAQLIALNVTALAGTSPSEYLLYSEALPRRNDGRVNDTILKRYEHTEQGGWWCSGVDVITGNEDLWGCFKPDQPRLSYDAHKPIKYEHPPQTPTGIFALKVPLHLWEQLGQRHQVNFTSEIIDETQTDLGFWQWVIDHPTIPLCITEGAKKAGALLTAGYAAIALPGINNGYRTPKDEAGNRIGRSHLIPQLQKLATLGRTIYIIFDQDSKPNTMKAVNAAIKKLGYLLNQTGCQVKVITWSPDQGKGVDDFIVNQGQKAFDELYQKALPLETWKARELTQLTYPANLEVNCPYLQPFPIPNTAKLIGIKSGIGTGKTQVLETIVNQAIAQDQKVLVIGHRIKLVEQICQRFGLPYITEVLEKPLSKELGYGLCIDSLHENSQANFNPNDWQDALVIIDEVEQVIWHGLNSETCNNYRVPILKSLKTLIQNVLGGQGKIVIADADLSDISLDYLMTLSGINLQPFIVKNDWKPKQKEAWEAYSYPETTPKRFLKDLVEHIRQGGKPFVCLSAQKLSSKWGTQTLESYLQKQFSTAKILRIDSESLTDPTHGAYQCITNLNDVLGNYDIVLTSPSIETGVSIDLKGHFTSVWCLAQGIQTPTSICQSLGRIRENIPRYLWLASYGFNKVGNGSTSIPNLLTSGHRLTQLNIRLLQQSDLEYLDDLDTGFQAESLLCWAKMAVRVNAQMINYRDSILGIIQSLNHQINPPPKITKLSQKQDKKHDLVNDLTETIEQVQEQNYQAECEAISKIKELSDQQYQTLKKRLIKTNKERRALKKYDLQRRYCVPVTPQLVALDDDGWYQKLRIHYFLTMGRNYLADRDTIVARKLIEQGQGGVFLPDFNGCQLGAIIGTMEVLGIPILLRDIQRRLINRDPDLIKLSEIAINNRSDIKTIMGIGIAKNASPITIIRRLLDKIGYGLTGICTQKIEQKRVRVYQVVTPNDGREEVFQQWLLRDQKSPGSSEPWFEEYLNLKVKIQDSETSVNHIQLSLDFS, from the coding sequence ATGAACCATCAACAAGAATGGTTAAATAGTTGTGTCGATGCACAACTGATCGCACTTAACGTCACCGCTTTAGCGGGGACTTCTCCTTCCGAATATTTGCTCTATTCTGAGGCACTTCCTCGACGAAATGATGGCAGAGTTAATGATACCATCTTAAAGCGTTATGAACACACAGAACAAGGGGGTTGGTGGTGTTCCGGTGTTGATGTGATCACAGGAAATGAAGACCTATGGGGGTGTTTTAAACCCGATCAGCCTCGTCTGAGTTATGATGCCCATAAACCGATTAAGTATGAACATCCGCCCCAAACTCCGACAGGAATTTTTGCCTTAAAAGTTCCATTGCACCTATGGGAACAATTAGGACAAAGGCATCAGGTTAATTTTACCTCAGAAATCATCGATGAGACACAAACCGATTTAGGATTTTGGCAATGGGTCATCGATCATCCTACTATTCCCCTTTGTATCACAGAAGGGGCCAAAAAAGCGGGAGCTTTATTAACGGCAGGTTATGCAGCGATCGCCCTTCCTGGGATTAATAATGGTTATCGTACCCCCAAAGATGAGGCAGGAAATCGCATTGGTAGGTCTCATCTTATTCCCCAATTACAAAAGTTGGCAACCCTTGGACGAACTATTTATATTATTTTTGATCAAGATAGTAAACCAAATACAATGAAAGCGGTTAATGCTGCGATTAAAAAATTAGGTTATTTATTAAATCAAACGGGGTGTCAAGTTAAAGTGATTACTTGGAGTCCTGATCAGGGAAAAGGGGTTGATGATTTTATTGTTAATCAGGGTCAAAAAGCTTTTGATGAATTATATCAAAAAGCCTTGCCTTTAGAGACTTGGAAAGCCAGAGAATTAACTCAATTAACTTATCCTGCTAATCTTGAGGTAAACTGTCCTTATCTTCAGCCTTTTCCTATTCCAAATACTGCGAAACTAATTGGCATTAAATCAGGGATTGGCACAGGAAAAACCCAAGTTTTAGAAACTATTGTTAACCAAGCGATCGCCCAAGATCAAAAAGTTTTAGTGATTGGTCATCGTATTAAACTGGTTGAGCAAATTTGTCAACGATTTGGCTTACCTTATATTACAGAAGTTCTGGAAAAGCCCTTAAGTAAAGAATTAGGTTATGGGTTATGTATTGACTCTTTACATGAAAATTCTCAAGCAAATTTTAATCCTAATGACTGGCAAGATGCCTTAGTTATTATTGATGAAGTTGAACAAGTAATTTGGCATGGTTTAAACTCGGAAACCTGTAATAATTATCGTGTTCCGATTCTTAAATCCTTGAAAACTTTAATACAAAATGTCTTAGGTGGTCAGGGAAAAATCGTGATTGCTGATGCAGATTTAAGTGATATTTCTTTAGACTATTTAATGACTTTATCTGGTATTAATTTACAACCATTTATTGTCAAAAACGATTGGAAACCCAAGCAAAAAGAAGCATGGGAAGCTTATAGTTATCCAGAAACAACCCCAAAACGATTTCTCAAAGATTTAGTTGAACATATTCGTCAGGGAGGTAAACCTTTTGTCTGTTTATCTGCCCAGAAATTAAGCAGTAAATGGGGAACACAAACCTTAGAATCTTACTTACAAAAACAATTTTCAACAGCTAAAATTCTTCGCATTGATTCTGAATCTTTAACCGATCCTACTCATGGTGCTTATCAATGTATAACTAACCTTAATGATGTGTTGGGTAACTATGATATTGTCTTAACCAGTCCTTCCATTGAAACAGGAGTTAGTATTGATCTCAAAGGACATTTTACCTCAGTTTGGTGTTTAGCTCAAGGAATACAAACTCCTACCTCCATCTGTCAATCATTAGGGAGAATTCGGGAGAATATTCCCCGTTATCTTTGGTTAGCATCTTATGGGTTTAATAAAGTAGGAAATGGCTCAACTTCTATTCCTAATCTTTTAACTTCTGGTCATCGGTTAACTCAGTTAAATATTCGGCTACTTCAACAATCTGATTTAGAATATTTAGATGATTTAGATACAGGATTTCAAGCAGAGTCTCTACTCTGTTGGGCAAAAATGGCCGTCAGAGTAAATGCTCAAATGATTAATTATAGAGACTCCATTTTAGGTATTATTCAATCATTAAATCATCAGATTAACCCACCCCCCAAAATCACAAAACTGTCGCAAAAACAAGATAAGAAACATGATTTGGTTAATGATTTAACCGAAACTATTGAGCAAGTACAAGAACAAAACTATCAAGCAGAATGTGAAGCAATCTCCAAAATAAAAGAGTTGAGTGATCAACAATATCAAACCTTAAAAAAACGGCTAATCAAAACAAATAAAGAACGTCGTGCGCTTAAAAAATATGATTTACAAAGACGATATTGTGTTCCTGTTACCCCTCAATTAGTGGCCTTAGATGATGATGGTTGGTATCAAAAACTCAGAATTCATTACTTCTTAACAATGGGACGTAATTATCTCGCAGATAGAGATACAATTGTGGCCAGAAAATTAATTGAACAAGGCCAAGGTGGCGTATTTTTACCCGATTTTAATGGTTGCCAACTGGGAGCAATTATTGGTACAATGGAGGTGTTAGGTATTCCAATTTTATTAAGGGATATTCAGCGACGACTAATTAATAGAGATCCTGATCTGATTAAACTATCAGAAATCGCTATTAATAACCGCAGTGATATCAAAACGATCATGGGAATTGGTATTGCCAAAAATGCCAGTCCCATTACAATTATTAGACGTTTATTAGATAAAATTGGTTATGGTTTGACCGGAATTTGTACTCAAAAGATTGAGCAAAAACGAGTTCGAGTCTATCAAGTTGTCACCCCCAATGATGGCCGAGAGGAAGTCTTTCAACAATGGTTATTAAGAGATCAAAAATCCCCAGGAAGTTCCGAACCTTGGTTTGAAGAATATCTTAACTTAAAAGTCAAAATTCAAGACTCAGAAACGTCAGTCAATCACATTCAATTAAGTTTAGACTTTTCTTAA
- a CDS encoding glycosyltransferase family 2 protein: MISIYILTYNEQVDIAECIESVIDLSDDIIVVDSFSSDRTLEIASRYPVQIVQHKFESHGKQRTWMLKTIPTKHNWVYILEADERMTPELFAECVAASQHKEAVGYYVAERVIFMGQWIRRSTQYPRYQMRLFEKGKVWFADYGHTEREVYTGPVSFLKETYPHYTCGKGLSRWIEKHNRYSTDEAKETLYQLQQGGVNWKQLLFGSTEVERRRALKDLSLRMPFRPIVRWFYMYFILGGIFDGKAGFAWCTLQAFYEYLILLKVDELRETNLESPYPNSLKYPNTEEPSNQSESLSL; this comes from the coding sequence ATGATCTCTATTTACATTCTCACCTATAACGAACAAGTTGATATTGCGGAGTGCATTGAGTCCGTCATTGACCTCTCGGATGATATCATTGTCGTCGATTCCTTTAGCAGCGATCGCACTCTAGAAATTGCCTCACGTTATCCGGTTCAAATTGTACAACATAAGTTTGAAAGTCATGGAAAACAACGAACTTGGATGCTAAAAACCATCCCCACCAAACATAACTGGGTTTATATTCTCGAAGCAGATGAACGCATGACCCCTGAATTATTCGCTGAATGTGTCGCTGCGAGTCAACATAAAGAAGCTGTAGGTTATTATGTGGCAGAACGGGTTATTTTCATGGGTCAATGGATTCGTCGTAGTACCCAATATCCCCGTTATCAAATGCGTTTGTTTGAGAAAGGAAAGGTCTGGTTTGCCGACTATGGCCACACTGAACGGGAAGTTTACACCGGCCCTGTGAGTTTTCTCAAAGAAACTTATCCTCATTATACCTGTGGTAAAGGGTTAAGTCGTTGGATAGAAAAACATAATCGTTATTCTACTGATGAAGCGAAAGAAACCCTTTATCAATTACAACAAGGAGGGGTTAATTGGAAACAATTACTTTTTGGGTCTACCGAAGTTGAACGACGACGGGCCCTCAAAGATTTATCCCTAAGAATGCCTTTTCGTCCGATTGTTCGTTGGTTTTATATGTATTTTATTTTAGGGGGAATTTTCGACGGAAAAGCAGGATTTGCTTGGTGTACCTTACAAGCTTTTTATGAATATCTGATCCTCTTAAAAGTCGATGAATTAAGGGAAACAAATCTAGAGTCACCCTATCCTAATTCTCTTAAATATCCTAATACGGAAGAACCTTCTAATCAATCAGAATCCTTATCTTTGTAG
- a CDS encoding cytochrome c biogenesis protein CcdA — MINSSLTMISYALGYTMLIFLASLFTGLAKQSKQLLQHSETIIRLGSVAVIMTGLYYLFTGTQWFVGG; from the coding sequence ATGATTAACAGCTCATTGACAATGATTAGCTATGCCCTAGGTTATACTATGCTGATTTTCCTAGCAAGCTTGTTTACAGGACTAGCAAAACAAAGCAAACAGTTGTTACAACATTCCGAGACTATTATTCGCTTGGGTAGTGTGGCAGTGATTATGACAGGATTATATTACCTGTTTACCGGAACTCAATGGTTTGTGGGCGGTTAA
- the rimO gene encoding 30S ribosomal protein S12 methylthiotransferase RimO has translation MGNKPIIAISHLGCEKNRIDSEHMLGLLTQAGYSVDANEELADYVIVNTCSFIQEAREESVRTLVELAEANKKIIISGCMAQHFQGELLEELPEAVALVGTGDYQKIVDIIQRVETGERVTEVSQNPEFIADETIPRYRTTNEGVAYLRVAEGCDYRCAFCIIPHLRGNQRSRSIESIVTEAQQLAEQGVQEIILISQITTNYGLDLYGEPKLAELIRALGKVDIPWIRIHYAYPTGLTPKVIAAIQETPNILPYLDLPLQHSHPEILRAMNRPWQGQVNDKIIEQLKTAIPDAVLRTTFIVGFPGETEAHFEHLVNFVERHEFDHVGVFTFSPEEETPAYGMANQVPSEIAQERCNYLMEKQQPISLKKNQAYVGQTVEVLIEQENPKTAQYIGRSARFAPEVDGLIYVEGEAQLNSIIPVQITDADIYDLYGKVV, from the coding sequence ATGGGCAACAAGCCAATTATAGCGATTTCCCACCTCGGTTGTGAGAAAAACCGCATTGATTCAGAACATATGCTAGGCTTGCTAACGCAAGCAGGATATTCGGTAGATGCTAACGAAGAACTAGCTGATTACGTCATTGTTAATACCTGTAGCTTTATTCAGGAAGCCAGAGAGGAGTCCGTTCGGACTTTAGTGGAACTAGCAGAAGCCAACAAAAAGATTATCATTTCTGGTTGTATGGCTCAGCATTTCCAAGGGGAATTACTCGAAGAGTTACCCGAAGCTGTGGCCTTGGTGGGAACAGGAGACTATCAAAAAATTGTTGACATCATTCAACGGGTGGAGACAGGGGAAAGAGTCACAGAAGTCTCTCAAAATCCCGAATTTATTGCCGATGAAACCATACCCCGCTACCGTACCACTAACGAAGGGGTGGCCTATTTAAGAGTCGCTGAAGGGTGTGATTACCGTTGTGCCTTTTGTATTATTCCCCATCTCCGAGGAAATCAGCGATCACGTTCCATCGAATCCATTGTCACAGAAGCCCAACAACTGGCCGAGCAGGGAGTTCAGGAAATCATTCTCATCTCCCAAATTACCACGAATTATGGCTTAGACCTCTATGGGGAACCGAAACTGGCCGAACTCATTCGGGCTTTAGGAAAAGTTGATATTCCTTGGATTCGCATTCATTATGCCTATCCCACGGGATTAACCCCCAAAGTCATCGCAGCCATTCAGGAAACGCCTAATATCCTACCCTATCTTGATTTACCCTTACAACATTCCCATCCTGAGATCTTAAGAGCGATGAATCGTCCCTGGCAAGGACAGGTCAACGATAAAATTATTGAACAACTCAAAACAGCAATTCCTGATGCCGTTTTGCGAACCACATTTATTGTCGGATTTCCAGGGGAAACTGAAGCACATTTTGAGCATTTAGTCAACTTTGTCGAACGTCACGAATTCGATCACGTGGGAGTCTTTACCTTTTCCCCTGAAGAAGAAACCCCAGCTTATGGGATGGCCAATCAAGTGCCGTCAGAAATTGCTCAAGAAAGATGTAATTATTTAATGGAAAAACAGCAACCTATTTCCCTTAAGAAAAATCAAGCTTATGTTGGTCAAACTGTGGAGGTATTAATTGAACAAGAAAACCCAAAAACAGCACAATATATTGGGCGTTCAGCCCGATTTGCTCCTGAAGTTGACGGGCTAATTTATGTGGAGGGAGAAGCCCAGTTAAATTCAATTATCCCCGTTCAAATTACCGATGCCGATATCTATGATCTGTATGGAAAAGTTGTCTAA
- a CDS encoding DNA adenine methylase → MIKSPLRYPGGKSRAIKQIEQQLPQNFTEYREPFVGGGSVFIYLKQIKPDLKIWINDLNPELYLFWKFAQSNLQELVTNLREIKLTRTDGKKLFAELTKVDVTELSDFDRAIRFFILNRITFSGTVESGGFSQSAFHTRFTESSINRLENLKNILPDIYITNLDYREVIKEKVKDVFIFLDPPYLAATKSRLYGKDGNLHTSFNHGEFAEAMAKCSHQWLITYDDSPEIRNYFENFMIIPWQLQYGMNNYQQKTASKGNELFIRNYQLNEHLSVKLPEIQQLSLNLNSH, encoded by the coding sequence ATGATTAAAAGTCCTTTACGTTATCCTGGTGGAAAATCAAGAGCAATTAAACAAATTGAACAGCAACTTCCTCAAAATTTTACTGAATATCGAGAACCTTTTGTTGGTGGGGGTTCAGTCTTTATTTATCTAAAACAAATTAAACCTGATCTTAAGATTTGGATTAACGATTTAAACCCAGAATTATACTTGTTTTGGAAATTTGCTCAATCCAATTTACAAGAATTAGTAACAAACCTTCGAGAAATCAAATTAACCCGTACAGATGGCAAAAAACTGTTTGCAGAATTAACCAAGGTTGACGTAACAGAATTATCCGATTTTGATAGAGCAATTCGTTTCTTTATTTTAAACAGAATTACTTTTTCCGGTACGGTTGAATCAGGAGGATTTTCTCAATCAGCGTTTCATACAAGATTTACTGAATCATCAATAAACCGCTTAGAAAATTTAAAAAATATTCTCCCAGATATCTACATTACTAATTTAGATTATCGTGAAGTTATTAAGGAAAAAGTCAAAGATGTCTTTATTTTTTTAGATCCCCCTTATTTAGCAGCAACCAAATCTAGACTTTATGGAAAAGATGGAAACTTACATACTTCCTTTAATCATGGAGAATTTGCCGAGGCAATGGCAAAATGTTCACATCAATGGTTAATTACTTATGATGATTCTCCAGAAATCAGAAATTATTTTGAAAACTTTATGATTATCCCTTGGCAATTACAATATGGCATGAATAACTATCAACAAAAAACCGCCAGTAAAGGCAACGAGCTATTTATCAGAAATTATCAACTTAATGAGCACTTATCAGTTAAATTACCAGAGATCCAACAATTATCTTTAAACTTAAACAGCCATTAA
- a CDS encoding TspO/MBR family protein: MIPAWLIIGSITFLVAILINRLSSSDIRWFMRLRRPQWLTFEWAIPFIWTFIFICGAYSAYVVWITNPGTPQTWLLMAGYLFLEVLIMAYTPVMCKLRSLKVGTIIGGTGFFWGLMLACLIWPVSGWAVGLLLPYLLWSPIGTYVTWEMIALNPMDA; this comes from the coding sequence ATGATTCCTGCTTGGTTAATAATTGGAAGTATTACCTTTTTAGTTGCTATTTTAATCAATCGTCTATCATCAAGTGATATTCGCTGGTTTATGCGTTTACGTCGTCCTCAATGGTTAACCTTTGAGTGGGCAATTCCCTTTATTTGGACATTTATTTTTATTTGTGGTGCCTACTCTGCTTATGTCGTGTGGATCACAAATCCAGGAACTCCTCAAACTTGGTTATTAATGGCAGGATATTTATTTTTAGAAGTATTAATTATGGCCTATACCCCTGTGATGTGTAAACTGCGTAGTTTAAAGGTAGGGACAATCATTGGGGGGACGGGTTTTTTCTGGGGGTTAATGTTAGCGTGTTTAATTTGGCCGGTGTCTGGATGGGCCGTAGGTTTATTATTGCCTTATCTATTGTGGAGTCCCATTGGTACTTATGTTACTTGGGAAATGATTGCCCTTAATCCGATGGATGCGTGA
- a CDS encoding MoxR family ATPase → MRDRIVALTDNLSRTIVGKKEPIRLVLIALLSGGHALLEDVPGVGKTLLAKSLARSINGRFQRVQCTPDLLPSDVTGTNIWNPNSREFEFLPGPVFANVLLADEINRATPRTQSALLEVMEEKQVTVDGEARRVPQPFFVIATQNPIEYQGTFPLPEAQMDRFTISLSMGYPTADEELKMLQKQLHRVSTDDLEPCISLEDVQELQRLASLVKVTPSLQQYMLDLVRATRADDDISLGVSPRGTVALQRATQALAFLEERDYAIPDDVKFVAPHVLSHRLIVASGRQPKAIIEKLLRSVSVEPELIAA, encoded by the coding sequence ATGAGAGATAGAATTGTTGCCCTCACCGATAATCTAAGTCGCACCATTGTGGGCAAAAAAGAACCTATTCGCCTCGTTCTCATTGCCCTATTAAGTGGGGGACACGCTCTCCTAGAGGACGTTCCTGGGGTGGGAAAAACCCTGTTAGCGAAATCCTTGGCCCGTTCTATTAATGGAAGGTTTCAGCGGGTTCAATGTACCCCCGACTTACTCCCCAGTGATGTCACAGGAACCAATATTTGGAACCCCAACAGTCGAGAATTTGAATTTTTGCCGGGGCCGGTTTTTGCGAATGTCCTCTTAGCGGATGAAATTAACCGCGCAACCCCTCGAACTCAGTCGGCCTTGTTAGAAGTGATGGAAGAAAAACAAGTTACCGTTGATGGTGAGGCCCGACGAGTTCCCCAACCTTTTTTTGTTATTGCCACCCAAAACCCCATTGAATATCAGGGGACTTTTCCCTTACCCGAAGCACAGATGGATCGCTTTACCATTTCCTTAAGTATGGGCTATCCTACTGCTGACGAAGAACTGAAAATGTTACAGAAACAACTTCATCGGGTGAGTACGGATGATTTAGAACCCTGTATTTCCTTAGAAGACGTACAAGAATTGCAAAGGTTAGCGAGTCTGGTTAAGGTTACACCCTCTCTACAACAATATATGTTAGATTTGGTGCGTGCAACCCGCGCTGATGATGATATTAGTTTAGGGGTGAGTCCTAGGGGTACAGTGGCTTTACAACGGGCAACCCAAGCTTTAGCCTTCCTCGAAGAACGGGATTATGCGATTCCTGATGATGTTAAATTTGTGGCCCCCCATGTTCTTTCCCATCGTCTGATTGTGGCCAGTGGCCGTCAACCGAAAGCGATCATCGAAAAATTGTTGCGATCGGTCAGTGTAGAACCGGAATTGATCGCCGCTTGA